CGACTTGGAACGGTCTAACGTTCAACCTTGGCTCGGACTAGGCAAAGAAATGAGTCGCATTTGAAGATTAAGTAGGAGCAGGTGCTACTCTTTCGAGTCTCGCAATTTATTTCTTAAATGAGAGTCGGTGCAGTCGCCCGCAGCGCGCACCAGCTTCCTCCGGCCCGATCAGAAGACGTCTGCTTTGAAGGGCTCCAGCGTCTTGCCGTTGACCTTAACAGGAGCCTCCGCGATTACGTAGCGGATCTTGAGCGGCGAGTAGCCTCCCTCTGAAGGTCTGGCGCCCAGAAAGTCGAGGAAGCGCTGAGGTGAGCATTTGCTGGAGCCGTACTTTCCGCACATGTAGTACAACAGTTTGATGCCGAAAATTTGGGTGCGGACGTCCTTGCAGGAAGCGTACACTACCTCGGCGAAATTTCTTTCCACGGCGTAGACAATATCTGTGGCCGAAGGCTCGCGTTTCCCCTTGGCGCTGTTGCCGAAGACGGCGACGAAATGGGACTGCTGCGGCGAGCAGAACGCGTGGTAGACGAGGTTCTGCAAGTTGCGGAAGCACTTGCTGTCCCTGCCAAGGCCGAGTTTGACGAGTTTACCGAACTGAGATTTGAACGACCCCGCCTGGTGAGCGTCGCAGCAGGCAGGCACCGGCTCGCCCGCAGAGTCGAGCAGCGCGGGACACGCGTTCTGGAGAAGTGTGCTTTCGATGTTGGCTGGATGGCAGACGCCTCCCGGTATCCTTGTCCTTGCCGCACTGGCCGTAGAGGACGCACTGAGCCAAGGCTGACGAACTCTACGCCATGGAACTCTGCACCTGATATTGTGTCATTACCAGGTGTTGTTTCAATGCTACTCAATCTTAAAACTAAATCCTCCGCAGTTTCAGATGACATacccaacgtttttttttttttttttttgaggaggtaTGCCGAAGAATTAGCACCTTTTATAGCTATTATATTTCATGTGTCCTTGTCTTCAGCTACCCTGCCTAGAGATTGGCTCTTGGCACGTGTTGTACCTGTACTGTAGAAAGGTGACGACACACTAGAAACATGTTATCGTCCTATATCACTAACTTCATCATGTTGCAAACTACTAGAACATATCATAGCTAAGGAAATGACTAAGTTTGTAGGGGATAACAACATACTTTCTTCTTGCCAACATGGTTCTCGCAGGAGTTTTTCTACTGCAACACAATTAACAACAGTTATCCACAATTTTGCTAGTGGTCTTGATAGGACCGGTAAAATtgatgtaatatttttagattttagaAAGGCGTTCGATCTGGTATCACATAGCAAACTTGTTAATGAACTAGAATGAATTAACCTTCCAACCTACTTAGTAAATTGGGTGGCTGCTTATCTGACTAACCGCAtgcagtttgtttcaattaatGATCACTCATACAACGAACTTCCAGTATCATCTGGAATGCCCCAGGGCAGCATACTGGGCCCTTTGCAATTCCTGTTATACATTAATGATATTACAAATGAAATTAAATCCCCGGTTCAAATTAAATTATTTGCGGTCGATTGTGTACTCTATAATTAAATTTACTGCCGGGAAGATCAATTAGTACTAAACTCTAATCTCCAAAGCATTCTTTCGTGGTGTCGTCAATGGAGCATGGAATTAAATACCAGTAAAACAGTGTACATGTCAATaaccaaaaagaaaattaaaacaaaactGTCGTTTGTCTACAAACGAGG
The sequence above is drawn from the Dermacentor andersoni chromosome 7, qqDerAnde1_hic_scaffold, whole genome shotgun sequence genome and encodes:
- the LOC126534722 gene encoding NPC1-like intracellular cholesterol transporter 1, which translates into the protein MGAKGWEVLSWMAEMADVLSDFGALEKGRDVEIFFVDDVRQHGVESRRRVPALPRVVRPSQPRPVPFVASPKAFLCRVPWRRVRQPWLSASSTASAARTRIPGGVCHPANIESTLLQNACPALLDSAGEPVPACCDAHQAGSFKSQFGKLVKLGLGRDSKCFRNLQNLVYHAFCSPQQSHFVAVFGNSAKGKREPSATDIVYAVERNFAEVVYASCKDVRTQIFGIKLLYYMCGKYGSSKCSPQRFLDFLGARPSEGGYSPLKIRYVIAEAPVKVNGKTLEPFKADVF